The following proteins are encoded in a genomic region of Blastocatellia bacterium:
- a CDS encoding sigma-70 family RNA polymerase sigma factor: MQNQAKGYIEGGQSDSLLELFHRAKSGDSEALDQFFALIKARVSSFGKRVCGNLEDAYDMLQETLLSMFKSLPKLDFKDPKALNVWLYRVAVNACLMMRRKGKFEPEHELSLDEFIPGGQDDGKTLEIPDWSNIPEERLLENEIKEAVNRATQALPANYRKVLVLRDMEGLSTKDVAKVLGISEHNVKIRLHRARLALRRELEGYFLAHRQGLDQRIELKRASIPQESKSACRDILQKLSEYLDGQLRPKLCQRIERHLQDCAPCVAFVNTLRKTIELCRSYAADEKMTIPPEEKEKLRAALEACRQAILQDRTSP; this comes from the coding sequence ATGCAAAACCAGGCCAAAGGATACATCGAAGGCGGGCAATCTGACAGTCTACTGGAACTCTTTCACCGCGCTAAGTCGGGTGATTCCGAGGCTCTCGATCAATTCTTCGCGCTCATCAAGGCGCGAGTTTCATCCTTCGGCAAGAGGGTCTGCGGCAACTTGGAGGACGCTTATGACATGTTGCAGGAGACCTTGCTTTCGATGTTCAAATCGCTTCCTAAGCTCGACTTCAAAGATCCAAAGGCCTTGAACGTGTGGCTCTACAGAGTGGCCGTGAATGCCTGCCTGATGATGCGACGCAAAGGCAAGTTCGAACCCGAGCATGAACTCTCACTTGACGAATTCATCCCAGGCGGCCAAGACGATGGGAAAACCCTTGAAATCCCCGATTGGTCGAATATCCCCGAAGAGAGATTGCTCGAAAACGAGATCAAGGAAGCCGTAAACAGGGCGACGCAAGCCTTGCCAGCGAACTACCGAAAAGTGCTGGTGCTCAGAGATATGGAAGGGCTTTCAACGAAAGATGTAGCCAAAGTATTGGGCATCTCCGAGCACAACGTTAAGATTCGCTTGCATCGCGCCCGGCTTGCTCTGCGGCGGGAACTGGAGGGATACTTCCTCGCTCATAGGCAAGGGCTGGATCAAAGGATTGAACTCAAACGAGCTAGTATTCCGCAAGAAAGCAAGTCGGCCTGCCGTGATATACTCCAGAAGCTCTCCGAATACTTAGACGGCCAACTCCGCCCCAAGCTGTGTCAGCGCATTGAGCGCCACCTGCAAGACTGTGCCCCATGCGTGGCGTTTGTCAATACGCTGCGGAAAACGATCGAACTATGTCGAAGCTATGCCGCCGACGAAAAGATGACAATTCCGCCAGAGGAGAAGGAAAAGCTCAGAGCGGCCTTGGAGGCCTGTCGGCAGGCGATCTTGCAGGATCGGACATCGCCTTGA
- a CDS encoding YeeE/YedE family protein, which translates to MTTTLLLGFLTGIGFGFALHRAGFSRCNLVHRGLWLRDFTMLKVMLTAIVVSLIGIAALSALSPELVHWKIKPLYLWGVIAGGFIFGVGIALGGYCPGTAVVGLGSGIGEAILAVVGGLMGALAFIVVYPWLKPILIEPANLGKITIPSVLGLPVLPVALAFALMLVGVIWWLTRLERRMRERAKAPVQN; encoded by the coding sequence ATGACCACGACGCTACTTTTAGGATTCCTCACGGGCATCGGGTTTGGATTTGCGCTGCACCGGGCCGGATTCAGCCGGTGCAATCTCGTGCATCGCGGTCTTTGGCTGAGAGATTTCACGATGCTCAAGGTGATGCTGACGGCCATCGTGGTGAGCTTGATCGGGATCGCAGCGCTCAGCGCGTTGTCGCCAGAGCTGGTTCATTGGAAGATCAAACCGTTGTACCTGTGGGGTGTAATCGCTGGCGGGTTCATTTTCGGAGTCGGCATCGCGCTCGGCGGGTATTGTCCGGGGACCGCCGTTGTGGGCCTTGGCTCTGGCATCGGCGAAGCGATCTTGGCCGTGGTGGGAGGACTGATGGGCGCATTGGCGTTCATCGTCGTCTATCCTTGGCTGAAGCCGATCCTGATCGAACCGGCAAACCTGGGGAAGATCACGATCCCTTCTGTGTTGGGGTTGCCCGTTCTGCCGGTGGCTCTGGCATTTGCCCTGATGTTAGTGGGGGTCATCTGGTGGCTCACGCGACTAGAGCGAAGGATGCGGGAGCGCGCTAAGGCGCCCGTTCAGAATTGA
- a CDS encoding M48 family metalloprotease: MRKITCWILVLSVVALLRGPRPTAARADDVTPSLEQLVQQSYLQVLDIAPTLTIRPAEIEAFKKKLEREKKAEQTRLKDQEQALDRQIKQARQELDRLNKSASRDDAEMAKRRQELQCQILRFRKKSARTKVEREHGLNVLYDNRLAKLDLLREWPGVKAEVAQTIASGRARQRKHGDVEDIGFRELGEGQEKDIKRGEEAVKELHRYGLLPPELEDETVNTYIRNLAEKIGNNSDLKVPLRVKVLRTDEINAFALPGGFLYINSGLILKAENESELAGVLAHEIAHITARHSARLMTRATIANIIYQAAQVAALIFTGGVATVGVYYALQYGFYGLGLALSLALLGVSRAFEVEADQLGAQYLWKAGYDPRGFVSFFDKMASEKGYIRSVSFFRTHPPFYDRIVSTFREIAFLPPKENYITDSPEFQEIKKRLKAVVEEEKKKDPKAPTLRKQLECPEDEEEPAEESKLWSPLPDSCLAGG; the protein is encoded by the coding sequence ATGCGAAAAATAACATGTTGGATTTTGGTGCTGTCCGTAGTAGCACTGCTGCGCGGGCCTCGGCCTACTGCAGCGCGCGCGGATGACGTTACACCTTCGCTCGAGCAGTTGGTCCAGCAATCCTACTTGCAGGTGTTGGATATCGCGCCCACACTCACGATTCGACCGGCAGAAATCGAGGCGTTCAAGAAAAAATTGGAGAGGGAAAAGAAGGCCGAACAGACGCGCCTGAAGGACCAAGAGCAAGCGCTGGACCGGCAGATCAAGCAAGCCCGACAGGAGTTGGATCGCCTGAACAAGAGCGCGTCGCGCGATGATGCCGAGATGGCCAAGCGGCGTCAGGAGCTGCAATGTCAAATTTTGAGATTTCGAAAGAAGTCTGCCCGAACCAAGGTTGAACGCGAACACGGGCTTAATGTGCTCTATGATAACAGACTGGCCAAGCTCGACCTCTTGAGAGAGTGGCCGGGCGTCAAAGCCGAAGTCGCTCAGACAATCGCTTCGGGCCGGGCGCGACAGCGTAAGCACGGCGATGTTGAGGACATCGGCTTCCGGGAGTTGGGCGAGGGGCAGGAGAAAGACATCAAACGAGGTGAGGAAGCAGTCAAAGAACTGCATCGGTATGGCCTGCTGCCGCCTGAACTGGAGGACGAAACCGTCAATACGTACATTCGCAACCTTGCTGAGAAAATTGGAAACAACTCTGACCTGAAAGTGCCACTGCGGGTCAAAGTGCTTCGCACCGACGAGATCAACGCCTTTGCCTTGCCCGGTGGGTTCCTCTACATCAATTCAGGATTGATTCTAAAAGCGGAGAACGAATCGGAGTTGGCCGGCGTGTTGGCGCACGAGATTGCCCACATTACGGCGCGCCATTCAGCCCGATTGATGACACGCGCCACCATTGCCAACATTATCTATCAAGCCGCCCAAGTCGCTGCGTTGATCTTCACGGGCGGTGTGGCCACGGTCGGCGTGTATTATGCTCTGCAATATGGGTTCTACGGGTTAGGCCTGGCATTGAGCCTCGCGTTGCTTGGTGTCAGCCGCGCGTTTGAAGTCGAAGCTGACCAGTTGGGGGCGCAGTATTTGTGGAAAGCTGGCTATGATCCCAGAGGCTTTGTGAGCTTCTTTGACAAGATGGCGAGCGAGAAGGGCTATATCCGGAGCGTGAGTTTCTTCCGCACGCATCCGCCGTTTTACGACCGGATTGTGAGCACCTTCCGCGAAATTGCCTTCTTGCCGCCGAAAGAGAACTACATCACCGACTCGCCGGAGTTCCAAGAGATCAAAAAACGACTCAAGGCTGTCGTCGAAGAAGAAAAGAAAAAAGACCCGAAAGCCCCTACGCTCAGGAAACAGCTCGAATGCCCTGAGGATGAGGAGGAACCAGCCGAAGAATCAAAGCTGTGGAGTCCACTCCCTGATTCATGCTTAGCAGGAGGGTGA
- a CDS encoding redoxin domain-containing protein has translation MSVAAGPSLPRLGEPAPALEAEITHGRVGLGDFSGDWLLSFSQLADLTPVCTTKFLAVAEITPQLKEHGVESRGLSSDSVYVDEQAGLSLIASAGRLLSEPG, from the coding sequence ATGAGCGTAGCCGCTGGACCGAGTCTACCTCGGCTGGGTGAGCCGGCTCCGGCCCTTGAGGCCGAGATAACGCACGGCCGGGTGGGGCTTGGAGACTTCAGTGGGGATTGGTTGCTATCGTTCTCGCAACTGGCGGATTTGACTCCGGTGTGTACCACCAAGTTTCTGGCGGTCGCTGAGATCACGCCACAACTGAAAGAGCACGGCGTAGAATCGCGGGGTCTGAGCAGCGACAGCGTCTACGTTGATGAGCAGGCCGGCCTGTCTTTGATCGCCTCAGCCGGACGGCTACTCAGTGAGCCTGGATAA
- a CDS encoding sulfite exporter TauE/SafE family protein: MAVGLNVILGLLLSAAIGLSLGLIGGGGSIITVPVLVYVIGVEPHQAIGMSLAVVGVTSLIGAVLHSRRDTVRWGTGLLFGGSGIFGAFFGARLTHLFSPGALLLLFAALMIVIALLMLKKKPHEVNGNGSRQFSFGKAILAGVGVGTLTGFLGVGGGFLVVPAMRLFGGLAMKEAIGTSLVVIAINCAAGLLGQMQHGSDFDMGMTILVATLAAIGMLAGVTFSHNTSAERLNKGFAAFVLAVAIFLVAKNYQVLIAW; encoded by the coding sequence ATGGCGGTGGGTTTGAACGTGATTCTTGGATTGTTACTGAGCGCGGCCATCGGTTTATCGCTGGGATTGATTGGTGGCGGCGGCTCGATTATCACGGTGCCGGTGCTCGTTTATGTGATCGGCGTCGAGCCGCATCAGGCCATAGGTATGTCGCTTGCCGTGGTAGGTGTCACCAGCCTGATCGGTGCGGTCCTTCATTCGCGGCGCGACACGGTGCGTTGGGGAACGGGTCTGCTTTTCGGCGGTTCCGGGATTTTCGGGGCATTTTTCGGCGCGCGGCTGACACATCTGTTTTCGCCGGGGGCGTTGCTGCTGCTGTTTGCCGCCTTGATGATAGTGATCGCGCTACTGATGTTGAAAAAGAAGCCACACGAAGTCAACGGAAACGGATCGCGGCAGTTCAGTTTTGGCAAGGCCATCTTGGCCGGCGTAGGCGTCGGCACATTGACAGGTTTTCTTGGCGTGGGCGGCGGTTTCCTCGTGGTGCCGGCAATGAGGCTCTTTGGTGGGCTGGCGATGAAGGAGGCCATCGGCACATCGCTTGTGGTGATCGCCATTAACTGCGCCGCCGGATTGCTGGGGCAGATGCAGCATGGCAGCGACTTCGACATGGGAATGACAATTTTGGTGGCAACGCTGGCGGCTATCGGTATGCTGGCGGGCGTGACATTCTCGCATAACACGTCGGCGGAACGGCTTAACAAAGGATTCGCAGCTTTTGTGTTGGCTGTAGCAATCTTCCTGGTGGCGAAAAACTATCAGGTGCTGATCGCCTGGTGA
- a CDS encoding YeeE/YedE family protein — MAVSEMKVRTFPATGKSDAARMPNWLKWGALIGLVQIFAIATVAPLGVSTAYPQFVGLVLDRLFPGFAAQQLYLREIGTGVTWEVMLLAGLFTGALLSFLLGRMKGGLHSQPAVAPVCVTGFEGSRMRRYVRAWLGGFLFIFGARLAGGCTTGHMLSGMAQMAISGLVFGAVAFGTGMLFAKLLFREPSR, encoded by the coding sequence ATGGCTGTTAGTGAAATGAAAGTACGCACATTTCCGGCGACAGGGAAGTCAGATGCGGCTCGCATGCCAAATTGGCTGAAATGGGGCGCGTTGATTGGGCTCGTGCAGATATTTGCCATCGCCACGGTCGCACCCCTTGGCGTCTCAACGGCCTATCCGCAGTTTGTTGGATTGGTGCTTGATCGCCTCTTCCCCGGTTTCGCCGCGCAACAGCTCTATCTACGCGAGATCGGAACTGGAGTCACCTGGGAGGTGATGCTCCTGGCGGGGTTATTTACGGGAGCATTGCTCTCTTTTCTTTTAGGCCGCATGAAGGGAGGGCTTCACAGCCAGCCGGCCGTTGCGCCCGTCTGCGTGACGGGTTTCGAGGGCAGCCGGATGCGGCGCTACGTTCGCGCCTGGCTGGGCGGGTTCCTCTTCATCTTCGGAGCGAGGCTCGCCGGAGGATGTACGACCGGGCACATGTTGAGCGGAATGGCACAGATGGCCATTAGCGGACTGGTTTTCGGAGCCGTGGCCTTTGGTACCGGGATGCTCTTCGCCAAGCTTTTGTTCCGAGAGCCGTCCCGGTAA